GCGGATCTCGGGTTTGATCTATGAGGAGACTCGCGGGGTGCTGAAGGTTTTCCTGGAGAATGTGATCAGGGATGCGGTCACCTACACTGAACACGCCAAGCGCAAGACGGTCACTgccatggatgtggtgtacgCTCTGAAACGCCAGGGCCGCACTCTCTATGGATTCGGCGGCTGAACAACTGCAACCTTCCTACGGAACACACaacaaaggctcttttcagagccactcacCGCTTCACAAAGAGAGCAGTGACCTGGGGACGGGGGCTGGGACAGGctgttcagtgtttgagatgcaTGTTTGTTTTGTTTAGGTTACAGTGCGGGAATCACCgaatttaacatttcatttggaGCAGCCATGCGGATTGTTTTTGAAATTTTTAAGTGGATTGTCGGAGCAGCCCCCAGTTGACATGTGCCCTCAGTGAAACGCCACATCACTCCTGTTTAATCACTCAGTGTTTGGATAGAGTTTATAAAAGCTTTCTCTGGAATAGCGGAGTTTAGTAGCAGCAGCCGGTGAATCGTTCACTGGAACCAGTCCCAGTTGTGATGCTATTTGCCCCCAGACGGTTGTTTCCTGCACTGAAACTGACGCTTTGTGAAACTGATCAGTTTCCGCTCAGTCATTCACAAACCCGCAATTCCCGCAGCTTGAGCCGCTCCAACCCCAGCCTGCTTCTGATTGGCCATCCTCTCCGCATTCGCAGCTCTGAACCAATCGCAGAGCATCGAATGTGAAGATTGAGCCAATCATTGGCTTCAACTGTCAACCGGCAGAAATTTTGAATTGGGGAAAATGCCGCCA
This portion of the Mustelus asterias unplaced genomic scaffold, sMusAst1.hap1.1 HAP1_SCAFFOLD_124, whole genome shotgun sequence genome encodes:
- the LOC144484700 gene encoding histone H4; the encoded protein is MSGRGKGGKGLGKGGAKRHRKVLRDNIQGITKPAIRRLARRGGVKRISGLIYEETRGVLKVFLENVIRDAVTYTEHAKRKTVTAMDVVYALKRQGRTLYGFGG